In Arthrobacter alpinus, a single window of DNA contains:
- a CDS encoding cytochrome c oxidase assembly protein: MVPPVDSSPAATVRAAPNSDGGTFADGIRSRWWWLGLAAAIIAVVLALLWTGATAVAQLADPGAFTRWGLPVATTIHNLALSAVIGALVFAVVILPKDRKSHRPHTGKAKVAPAPNVPEHPAFARAMTLAMVAGGVWTFSAIAVLVLTYSSISGLAVAGNADYSNMLVFFMTELPVGQAWLMITILAAVVTTLVIGLRNISALAVPLVLALLAFVPQALIGHSASSADHAGAVNSLFLHVTGASLWVGGIIALVVVSGVLGKITAQTLKRFSALAIFAFAGVTGSGIINAAIRITNWHDLFYSSYGQLILAKFAATVVLGVIGYMHREWIIPRLEGGKGGAGGNTRRLLWQLIFVELLIMGAVSGLAVGLSRSAPPQSRELVQESLSPAEILTGYPLPPELEFSRWFTEWRMDWLWVAFAFLAGAAYLAGIVKLRKRGDKWSVLRSVSWFAGLLSLVYITSGGTAVYGAVMFSAHMVEHMALMVIAPLFLALGSPVSLALQALTPRRDGSRGIREWILVLVHSRYSKVITHPLFAAANFSGSLILFYYTPAFKLAMTYHVGHELMIVHFTLTGYIFVQSMIGADPLPKRAPYPLRLLLLLATMAFHAFFGVSLMMATGLLNGEYFGNMGRPWGDGALVDQQTAGGIAWGVGEVPTLAIAMGVAYMWSKSDARETKRKDRAADRNKEAELGAYNDMFAQLAARDATTTNRGPALPHLPKAKHDAVQPTSGAPGTEHSTDVSSTKNSTEIGGPDTPDATQGEAN, from the coding sequence ATGGTGCCACCAGTAGATTCTTCTCCCGCCGCCACAGTCCGTGCTGCACCCAACTCTGATGGGGGCACGTTCGCCGACGGCATTCGCAGCCGCTGGTGGTGGTTGGGGCTGGCAGCTGCAATTATCGCCGTCGTCCTTGCCTTGCTGTGGACAGGCGCCACGGCCGTTGCGCAGCTGGCCGATCCCGGGGCGTTTACGCGCTGGGGATTGCCCGTGGCCACCACGATCCATAACCTGGCGCTTTCTGCCGTCATTGGCGCTTTGGTGTTTGCCGTGGTGATCCTGCCCAAGGATCGTAAGAGCCACCGGCCGCACACAGGCAAGGCGAAAGTCGCCCCAGCCCCCAACGTTCCGGAACACCCCGCCTTTGCAAGGGCCATGACCTTGGCCATGGTTGCCGGCGGCGTGTGGACGTTTTCCGCGATCGCCGTTCTGGTCTTGACGTATTCGAGCATTTCCGGGCTGGCCGTGGCTGGCAACGCCGACTACTCCAATATGTTGGTGTTCTTCATGACGGAACTGCCGGTGGGCCAGGCCTGGTTGATGATCACCATCCTTGCCGCCGTCGTGACCACGCTGGTGATCGGTCTGCGTAACATCAGCGCCCTGGCCGTGCCCCTGGTCCTTGCCCTGTTGGCCTTCGTACCGCAGGCGTTGATTGGCCACTCGGCATCCAGCGCCGATCACGCCGGCGCCGTGAACTCGCTGTTCTTGCATGTCACGGGCGCATCGCTGTGGGTCGGCGGCATCATTGCCCTGGTTGTTGTTTCCGGTGTGCTGGGCAAGATCACGGCACAGACGTTGAAGCGGTTCTCAGCACTGGCGATCTTTGCCTTTGCCGGTGTGACGGGCTCGGGCATCATCAACGCGGCCATTCGGATCACCAACTGGCACGATCTTTTTTACTCCTCTTACGGCCAACTGATCCTAGCCAAGTTCGCCGCCACGGTTGTGCTTGGCGTGATTGGCTACATGCACCGCGAGTGGATCATCCCCCGGCTTGAAGGTGGCAAGGGTGGAGCAGGTGGCAACACCCGCCGCCTGCTCTGGCAGCTGATCTTCGTTGAGTTGTTGATCATGGGTGCCGTCAGCGGCCTGGCCGTGGGCCTGAGCCGTTCCGCACCGCCGCAGTCGCGTGAGTTGGTGCAGGAATCACTGAGCCCCGCCGAGATCCTGACAGGCTACCCACTGCCGCCGGAGTTGGAATTCTCGCGCTGGTTCACCGAATGGCGCATGGACTGGCTCTGGGTGGCCTTCGCCTTCCTGGCGGGCGCGGCGTACCTGGCTGGCATCGTGAAGCTGCGTAAGCGCGGCGACAAGTGGTCAGTGCTGCGGAGCGTTTCCTGGTTTGCAGGCCTTTTGTCGCTCGTGTACATCACCTCAGGCGGCACCGCCGTTTACGGTGCAGTGATGTTCAGCGCTCATATGGTTGAACACATGGCGCTGATGGTTATTGCGCCATTGTTCCTGGCGCTGGGTTCCCCTGTCTCGCTGGCCCTGCAGGCGCTGACGCCGCGCCGAGACGGGTCCCGCGGTATCCGCGAATGGATTTTGGTGCTGGTGCACTCGAGGTATTCCAAGGTCATTACGCACCCGTTGTTTGCCGCGGCGAACTTCTCCGGCAGCCTGATCCTGTTTTATTACACGCCGGCGTTCAAGTTGGCCATGACTTACCACGTGGGCCACGAGTTGATGATCGTGCACTTCACGCTCACGGGTTACATTTTTGTCCAGAGCATGATCGGTGCCGACCCGCTGCCCAAGCGTGCGCCCTACCCCCTGAGGTTGCTGCTCCTGCTGGCCACCATGGCCTTCCACGCCTTCTTCGGAGTCTCGCTCATGATGGCCACGGGTTTGCTCAATGGTGAGTACTTTGGCAACATGGGCCGACCGTGGGGTGATGGGGCCCTGGTTGACCAGCAAACGGCCGGCGGCATCGCCTGGGGTGTGGGTGAGGTGCCCACACTTGCCATTGCCATGGGCGTGGCCTACATGTGGTCAAAGTCCGATGCCCGGGAGACAAAGCGCAAGGACAGGGCGGCGGACAGGAATAAGGAAGCCGAGTTGGGCGCTTACAATGACATGTTTGCCCAACTCGCAGCGCGTGATGCCACCACCACCAACCGTGGTCCGGCCTTGCCGCACCTGCCCAAGGCCAAGCACGACGCCGTCCAGCCCACCTCGGGTGCCCCCGGCACCGAGCACAGCACAGACGTGAGCAGCACCAAGAACAGCACCGAGATCGGCGGGCCGGATACTCCGGACGCTACGCAAGGAGAAGCGAACTAG
- a CDS encoding helicase HerA-like domain-containing protein, protein MATKTPSELIAAIAAGYTFSGSSIALGAAMADGAVHPEAQVSLPLAMMNRHGLVAGATGTGKTVTLHMIAEQLSTAGVPVFMADIKGDLTGLATAAEGSEKLTARTQALGQQWESKAFPVEFLALGGNGNGVPVRATITSFGPILLARVLDLNETQESSLQLVFHYADTKDLELYDLKDLRAVIQYLTSDEGKSDLDELGGLSKATAGVILRNLITLDAQGMGEFFGIPEFDTAELLRTAPDGRGVITCLELPSIQDKPLLFSTFLMWLLADLFRDLPEVGDLDKPKLVFFFDEAHLLFNGASKAFLTAITQTVRLIRSKGVGIFFVTQTPKDVPADVLAQLANRIQHALRAFTPDDAKALKATVSTFPTSDYDLEEVLTSAGIGEAVVTVMNENGSPTPVALTRLRAPGSVMGPSSDQAVKAVISASALLPTYGTAVDPVSAFEKLQTPPPAASTGPAVGTPLPPPPPPVDLPSRGNTDGGIASDVIGALGGALGGGLKSMVRSMGSSLGRNLMRDMFGTASRKRRR, encoded by the coding sequence ATGGCTACCAAAACACCATCAGAGTTGATTGCCGCCATTGCGGCCGGCTACACGTTCAGCGGTTCATCCATTGCCCTTGGCGCAGCCATGGCGGACGGTGCGGTTCATCCGGAGGCGCAGGTGTCCTTGCCGTTGGCCATGATGAACCGTCACGGCTTGGTGGCTGGAGCCACCGGAACGGGTAAGACCGTCACACTTCACATGATTGCGGAACAGCTTTCCACCGCAGGCGTGCCGGTGTTCATGGCGGATATCAAGGGCGATCTCACCGGACTGGCCACCGCGGCCGAGGGCAGCGAGAAGCTCACCGCCCGTACGCAGGCACTGGGCCAGCAATGGGAATCCAAGGCATTCCCCGTGGAGTTCCTTGCCCTGGGCGGCAACGGCAACGGTGTTCCCGTCCGGGCAACCATCACCTCTTTCGGGCCCATCTTGCTGGCGCGTGTTTTGGACCTGAATGAAACACAGGAATCCAGCCTCCAATTGGTGTTCCACTACGCGGACACCAAGGACCTGGAACTTTATGACCTCAAGGACCTGCGCGCAGTCATCCAATACCTCACCTCCGATGAGGGCAAGTCGGATCTGGACGAGCTCGGCGGGCTGTCCAAGGCCACGGCCGGCGTCATCCTTCGCAACCTGATCACCCTTGATGCCCAGGGTATGGGCGAATTCTTTGGCATTCCGGAGTTCGACACGGCCGAGCTGCTCCGCACCGCCCCCGACGGCCGAGGCGTCATCACCTGCCTTGAACTGCCCAGCATCCAGGACAAGCCGCTGCTGTTCTCCACCTTCCTCATGTGGCTGTTGGCGGACCTGTTCCGCGATTTGCCCGAGGTGGGAGATCTGGACAAGCCCAAGCTGGTGTTCTTCTTCGACGAAGCCCACCTGCTGTTCAACGGCGCCAGCAAGGCGTTCCTGACGGCCATCACGCAGACTGTCCGGCTGATCCGCTCCAAGGGCGTTGGCATCTTCTTTGTCACCCAGACCCCCAAGGATGTACCGGCGGATGTTCTGGCCCAGCTCGCCAACCGCATTCAACATGCCCTGCGTGCGTTCACCCCTGACGATGCCAAGGCACTCAAGGCCACCGTCTCAACCTTCCCCACCAGCGATTACGATCTCGAGGAAGTGCTCACAAGCGCCGGGATCGGCGAGGCCGTGGTGACGGTCATGAATGAGAACGGTTCCCCCACCCCCGTGGCCCTGACCCGGCTGCGCGCCCCTGGTTCGGTCATGGGGCCCAGCTCGGACCAGGCCGTCAAGGCAGTCATCTCTGCTTCAGCCCTGCTGCCCACCTATGGGACAGCGGTTGACCCCGTCTCAGCGTTTGAAAAACTTCAGACTCCCCCACCCGCCGCCAGCACGGGTCCCGCCGTTGGGACTCCGCTGCCACCACCGCCCCCACCGGTTGACCTGCCCTCGCGCGGAAACACCGACGGCGGCATCGCCTCAGACGTCATCGGCGCCTTGGGCGGGGCCTTGGGTGGCGGACTGAAAAGCATGGTCCGCTCCATGGGCAGCTCTCTCGGCCGCAACCTGATGCGTGACATGTTCGGCACGGCGTCACGAAAGCGCCGACGCTAG
- the rpsN gene encoding 30S ribosomal protein S14 — MAKKSMIAKNEQRKVIVERYAEKRLALKKALVNPASTDEEREAARLGLQKLPRNASPVRVRNRDAIDGRPRGTLQKFGISRVRFRKMAHAGELPGIKKSSW; from the coding sequence ATGGCTAAGAAGTCCATGATCGCTAAGAACGAGCAGCGCAAGGTCATCGTCGAGCGTTACGCCGAGAAGCGTCTCGCCCTGAAGAAGGCCCTCGTTAACCCGGCCTCCACCGACGAAGAGCGCGAAGCGGCCCGCCTGGGCCTGCAGAAGCTCCCCCGCAACGCCTCACCGGTACGCGTTCGTAACCGCGACGCCATCGATGGCCGTCCGCGTGGAACGCTCCAGAAGTTCGGCATCTCCCGTGTACGCTTCCGCAAGATGGCGCACGCTGGCGAACTGCCCGGTATCAAGAAGTCCAGCTGGTAA
- the panD gene encoding aspartate 1-decarboxylase yields MIRTIFKSKIHRATVTHADLNYVGSVTVDADLLDAADILPGELVSIVDITNGARLETYTIPGERGSGVIGINGAAAHLVGVGDLVILMTYAQMTTAEALDFVPSVVHVDANNKIVHLGTDPAEAVTEGLQRPALAQTT; encoded by the coding sequence ATGATCCGAACAATATTCAAATCCAAGATTCACCGCGCAACTGTCACCCACGCCGACCTGAACTACGTCGGCTCCGTAACAGTGGACGCCGATCTGCTGGACGCTGCCGACATTCTTCCGGGTGAACTGGTTTCGATTGTGGACATCACCAATGGTGCCCGCTTGGAGACCTACACCATCCCCGGCGAGCGCGGCTCCGGCGTTATTGGCATCAACGGCGCTGCCGCCCACCTGGTGGGCGTTGGCGACCTCGTCATCTTGATGACGTACGCCCAAATGACCACGGCCGAAGCCCTGGACTTTGTTCCCTCTGTGGTCCACGTCGATGCGAACAACAAGATCGTTCACCTAGGCACCGACCCAGCTGAAGCCGTCACCGAGGGCCTGCAGCGTCCGGCACTGGCGCAAACCACCTAA
- a CDS encoding very short patch repair endonuclease, producing the protein MVDSLTKEQRHRVMSSIRSKDTRPEMLVRRLLFAEGYRYRLHASDLPGTPDLVFRGNQQAIFVNGCFWHSHGCSNGSHKPATNAEFWDAKRTRTVQRDGQALAGLESLGWRTLTVWECELHDLGSVAASLHDFLGPPGHSRKPA; encoded by the coding sequence ATGGTTGATTCACTGACCAAAGAACAACGCCACCGCGTCATGTCAAGCATCCGCAGCAAGGACACTCGGCCGGAAATGCTGGTCCGGCGGCTGCTGTTTGCTGAAGGCTACAGATACCGGCTGCACGCATCGGATTTGCCCGGCACACCTGACCTAGTTTTCCGCGGGAACCAGCAGGCCATCTTTGTGAACGGCTGTTTTTGGCACTCCCACGGTTGCTCCAACGGATCCCATAAGCCGGCAACGAATGCCGAATTCTGGGACGCCAAGCGGACGAGGACCGTTCAGCGGGACGGCCAGGCTCTGGCGGGGCTGGAAAGCCTCGGATGGAGGACGCTCACGGTGTGGGAATGCGAGCTGCACGACCTTGGGTCCGTGGCAGCCTCCCTTCACGATTTTCTGGGTCCGCCGGGCCACAGTCGAAAGCCCGCCTGA
- the rpmG gene encoding 50S ribosomal protein L33: MAKDKDVRPIIKLKSTAGTGFTYVTRKNRRNTPDRLVLKKYDPKIRQHVEFREER, translated from the coding sequence GTGGCAAAAGACAAGGACGTACGTCCGATCATCAAGCTGAAGAGCACCGCGGGTACCGGTTTCACGTACGTAACCCGCAAAAACCGTCGTAACACTCCGGACCGTTTGGTTCTGAAGAAGTACGATCCCAAGATCCGTCAGCACGTCGAATTCCGAGAGGAGCGCTAA
- a CDS encoding MFS transporter translates to MNALTPPSAPMNAALTAPINLVTTRPPWSQTFSSLKIRNYRIFASANIVAVIAVWMQRVAQDWMVLELSGSVTAVGITVFMQFIPSLVLMPLGGILADRYSKRLILMISQGSAAVLATLMAVLALTGHLEVWHIYVIAFILGLVVVADQPARQVFVNELVGPTQLRNAISLNSSIFQLGGMIGPAISGVLIMAVGGGWAFAANALACTITVLSLTMIRSSELVRMPPVKRAKGQLMEGVRYALGKPTIFWPAVMAAVFAVFGLSLAVLMAAYANNVFDVGAGGYGLLNTLVALGALGGALASTRIATLRLRGVMTAAGAYGVLLIIASAAPSMVTFGVVMVVAGFASLLFLTSANQLVQMSTNVSIRGRVMSLYVMVLLGGQAVGGPLMGWLAENWGVQWAMVLAGGMPLLAAVVIGLVLAKRGQLTLQVNLRSARRPVFIVAKVG, encoded by the coding sequence ATGAACGCGTTGACGCCCCCATCAGCACCTATGAATGCTGCCCTGACCGCACCCATCAACCTAGTGACAACACGTCCTCCGTGGAGTCAGACCTTTTCCTCGCTCAAGATCCGCAACTACCGCATTTTCGCTTCCGCAAATATTGTGGCCGTCATTGCTGTGTGGATGCAGCGAGTGGCACAGGACTGGATGGTGTTGGAACTTTCCGGCTCCGTCACCGCCGTCGGCATTACCGTTTTCATGCAGTTCATCCCCTCCCTCGTCTTGATGCCGCTGGGCGGAATCCTTGCCGACAGGTACTCCAAGCGGCTCATTCTCATGATCAGCCAGGGTTCGGCAGCGGTGCTGGCGACTCTTATGGCCGTGCTTGCGCTGACCGGGCACCTCGAGGTGTGGCACATTTACGTCATTGCCTTCATTCTGGGGCTCGTTGTGGTTGCTGATCAGCCCGCCCGCCAGGTGTTCGTCAACGAGTTGGTGGGGCCCACTCAACTTCGCAACGCGATCAGCCTGAACTCCTCTATTTTTCAACTCGGCGGCATGATCGGCCCCGCGATCAGCGGCGTCCTGATCATGGCGGTCGGTGGCGGTTGGGCCTTCGCGGCCAACGCACTTGCCTGCACCATCACCGTGCTCTCATTGACGATGATCCGCTCGTCGGAACTGGTGAGAATGCCGCCCGTGAAGCGCGCCAAGGGCCAGCTCATGGAGGGTGTTCGGTATGCGTTGGGCAAACCGACCATCTTCTGGCCAGCCGTCATGGCTGCCGTCTTTGCCGTGTTCGGTCTCAGCTTGGCCGTACTGATGGCCGCCTACGCCAACAACGTGTTCGATGTTGGTGCCGGCGGCTACGGCCTGCTGAATACTCTCGTTGCCCTCGGTGCACTGGGTGGTGCGCTGGCCTCGACAAGGATTGCGACGTTGCGGCTGCGGGGAGTCATGACAGCAGCTGGCGCCTATGGTGTGTTGCTGATTATTGCCTCGGCAGCACCCAGTATGGTCACCTTCGGAGTGGTCATGGTCGTGGCTGGATTCGCCTCGCTGCTATTCCTCACCAGCGCCAATCAGCTGGTGCAGATGTCAACCAACGTTTCCATCAGAGGCCGCGTCATGAGCCTTTACGTCATGGTACTTCTGGGTGGCCAGGCCGTGGGCGGACCGCTCATGGGCTGGTTGGCCGAGAATTGGGGCGTGCAGTGGGCCATGGTGCTTGCTGGCGGCATGCCGTTGCTCGCCGCCGTCGTGATTGGCTTGGTATTGGCAAAGCGTGGGCAGTTGACACTGCAGGTGAATCTGCGCAGTGCACGTCGCCCCGTCTTTATTGTGGCCAAGGTGGGCTGA
- a CDS encoding LysR substrate-binding domain-containing protein, with protein sequence MFDPIQLKSFLAVAETHNFTRAAERLGISQPTVSQHVRKLEQSAGRRLVTRDTREVQLTDNGDAMAGFARTILAANDVATRYFSGAAMRGRLRFGTADDLAITGLPRILREFRQLYPQINLELTVSQSDHLHRRLKAGALDLVFVKWVSGAQEGEVVKTDTFAWVGLEQTILEPGAPVPVIAYPAPSLSRKLALDALEDAGRTWRVTCTTKQISGVLAALRAGIGIAVMPTSLIPEDLKVITKRFDLPPVGDVDFTLIRNPLANTEVVDALTRAIMGRKLTPVGRR encoded by the coding sequence ATTTTTGATCCCATCCAGCTCAAGAGTTTCCTGGCCGTGGCCGAAACCCACAATTTCACCCGCGCGGCCGAGCGCCTGGGCATTAGCCAGCCAACCGTCAGCCAGCATGTTCGCAAGCTGGAGCAGTCCGCCGGGCGCAGACTGGTCACCCGCGACACACGAGAGGTGCAACTGACGGACAACGGCGATGCCATGGCCGGATTTGCCCGCACCATTCTTGCCGCCAACGATGTTGCAACACGCTACTTCTCCGGTGCCGCCATGCGCGGACGCCTTCGTTTTGGCACGGCGGATGACCTGGCCATCACGGGGCTGCCCCGAATCCTGCGCGAATTTCGCCAGCTCTACCCTCAGATCAACTTGGAGCTCACCGTCAGCCAGAGCGATCACCTGCACCGCCGGCTCAAGGCTGGCGCCCTGGATCTGGTGTTCGTGAAATGGGTGTCCGGCGCGCAGGAAGGTGAAGTCGTAAAAACGGATACCTTTGCCTGGGTGGGTCTGGAGCAAACAATCTTGGAACCGGGAGCCCCCGTTCCCGTCATTGCGTATCCCGCGCCGAGCTTGAGCCGCAAGCTTGCCCTTGACGCCCTGGAGGACGCCGGGCGCACCTGGCGCGTCACGTGCACAACCAAGCAGATCAGCGGAGTTCTCGCGGCACTTCGGGCGGGCATCGGCATCGCCGTCATGCCGACGTCGTTGATTCCGGAGGATCTGAAGGTGATCACCAAACGCTTTGACCTGCCACCCGTGGGCGATGTGGACTTCACCTTGATCCGCAATCCCCTAGCGAACACGGAAGTAGTGGATGCCCTGACTAGGGCAATCATGGGCCGGAAGTTGACGCCGGTGGGGAGACGCTAA
- a CDS encoding AEC family transporter: protein MLAVIEGFSVVWLVILVGWFVGRQKVLGENAQLVLSRLSFFVASPALLVETLSRAELKTVFAGPLLVAAAGAVITSGIYLVIVRFWLKRQLGESLVSAMSSSTANAANLGIPIAAYVLGDAALIAPVLVFQLAFYTPVYLMLLDSITSGHRATPGRVLLQIIRNPMIVGTVVGLILAATGWQLPNLVAEPLHLIAGAAIPAILIAFGMSLGTTKPLSAADGRRPDILLSTSFKLILHPFVAFLLGHFALGMSGAALFAVVVAAALPTAQNVYVTSQRYQVGVAVAKDTVLLTTILAIPAMFAVAFLLG, encoded by the coding sequence GTGCTAGCCGTCATCGAGGGGTTCTCGGTCGTATGGCTCGTGATCCTTGTTGGCTGGTTTGTAGGACGGCAAAAAGTCCTTGGTGAGAACGCACAACTCGTACTGAGCCGGCTCTCCTTCTTTGTGGCCAGCCCAGCCTTGCTCGTGGAGACCCTGTCCCGCGCCGAACTGAAAACCGTGTTCGCCGGCCCACTCTTGGTGGCCGCGGCCGGTGCAGTGATTACCAGTGGCATCTACCTGGTGATCGTCAGATTCTGGCTCAAGCGCCAGCTCGGCGAATCGCTGGTCTCCGCCATGTCGTCTTCCACGGCCAATGCGGCAAACCTCGGTATCCCCATCGCGGCCTACGTTTTGGGCGATGCCGCCCTGATCGCGCCAGTTCTGGTCTTCCAGCTGGCCTTCTACACCCCCGTATATTTGATGCTTTTGGACAGCATTACCAGCGGCCACCGGGCCACACCCGGACGCGTCCTGCTGCAGATCATCCGAAACCCCATGATCGTGGGCACGGTGGTTGGCCTGATTCTGGCCGCCACCGGCTGGCAGCTGCCAAATCTCGTGGCCGAACCCCTGCATCTGATCGCCGGCGCCGCCATCCCGGCCATCCTGATCGCCTTCGGCATGTCACTGGGCACCACCAAACCACTTTCAGCCGCGGATGGCAGGCGCCCCGACATCCTGCTGAGCACCTCATTCAAGCTGATCCTGCACCCGTTCGTCGCCTTCCTGTTGGGCCACTTTGCCCTCGGCATGAGCGGGGCTGCGCTGTTCGCCGTCGTGGTTGCAGCAGCACTCCCCACGGCCCAAAACGTGTACGTCACAAGCCAGCGGTACCAGGTGGGTGTGGCCGTGGCCAAGGACACCGTGCTGCTGACAACCATCCTCGCCATCCCAGCCATGTTCGCTGTGGCGTTCCTGCTGGGCTGA
- a CDS encoding HU family DNA-binding protein: protein MAKNRSELVAEVAAKAETSQTAVNGVLDALFSVFESSVAAGDKITIPGWLSIERTDRAARTGRNPQTGETIQIAAGHSVKLSAGSKLKAAVKK from the coding sequence ATGGCAAAGAACCGTAGCGAATTGGTTGCTGAAGTTGCTGCAAAGGCTGAGACCAGCCAGACTGCAGTAAACGGCGTTCTGGATGCTCTCTTCTCGGTATTCGAGAGCTCCGTTGCAGCCGGCGACAAGATCACCATCCCGGGCTGGCTCTCCATCGAGCGCACCGACCGTGCAGCTCGCACCGGCCGCAACCCCCAGACCGGCGAGACCATCCAGATCGCAGCAGGCCACAGCGTGAAGCTTTCCGCTGGCTCCAAGCTGAAGGCTGCTGTCAAGAAGTAA
- a CDS encoding NHL domain-containing thioredoxin family protein, with the protein MDSSTTTSTAIATPVRVRASELEGRGWLNTGGAELNLEKLRGKIVILDFWTFCCINCLHVLDELRPLEEQYRDVLVTVGVHSPKFEHEADPVALAAAVERYDIHHPVLDDPELITWQAYSARAWPTLVVIDPEGYIVSHLSGEGHAAGLASFIPELIAEHEAKGTLHRGDGPYVAPEAVSRDLRFPGKVLPLADGNFLVSDTGHHRLVEMGPDLTTLVRTIGSGTKGFLDGSAGDAQFNEPQGLALLPTELAAAAGYDVVVADSVNHRLRGITLATGEVRTLAGNGVQRLLDAGPARVTEDGATASETDLGTAPFEVALSSPWDVAYSSALKAILIAMAGTHQIFSFDPASGAMSVVAGNGLEGLLDGPAEQAWFAQPSGLTEDAKGNIWVADSETSALRVLKFAEDGAVSVETAIGEGLFDFGFRDGEAGQSRLQHPLGVAVLPDGSVAVADTYNGAVRRYDPANNTVSTLARGLAEPSDVLLDESGDVPLLIVVEANKHQLVRLPLPKNALQVDEGAVQTQRPKTAVAPGDLAVTINFSAPTGQKLDDRWGDPTQLKVSSTPPELLISGGGTSIGLSRTLVLNGDVPEGVLHLTARAAACDGPEDANGEIPDHAACHLYQQDWGIPVTISADGAAELALDLRGV; encoded by the coding sequence GTGGATTCCTCTACAACAACAAGCACCGCCATCGCCACGCCGGTTCGGGTCAGGGCATCCGAACTTGAGGGCCGCGGCTGGCTGAATACCGGCGGCGCCGAGCTGAACCTGGAAAAGTTGCGCGGCAAGATCGTCATCCTGGATTTCTGGACCTTCTGCTGCATCAACTGCCTGCACGTCCTGGATGAGCTTCGCCCCTTGGAAGAGCAATACCGCGACGTGCTCGTCACAGTTGGCGTGCACTCGCCCAAGTTTGAGCACGAGGCCGATCCCGTAGCCTTGGCCGCCGCCGTTGAGCGTTACGACATCCACCACCCCGTTTTGGATGACCCCGAACTGATCACGTGGCAGGCTTACTCGGCTCGCGCCTGGCCCACCCTGGTGGTTATTGACCCCGAGGGCTACATTGTCTCCCACCTCTCCGGTGAAGGGCACGCGGCTGGTCTGGCCTCTTTCATTCCCGAACTGATTGCCGAGCATGAGGCCAAGGGCACGCTGCACCGCGGCGATGGCCCCTACGTTGCACCCGAGGCTGTTTCTCGCGACCTGCGTTTCCCAGGCAAGGTGCTGCCCTTGGCGGATGGGAACTTCCTCGTCTCCGACACGGGCCACCACCGGCTCGTGGAGATGGGTCCGGATCTGACAACGCTGGTCCGCACCATTGGATCCGGCACCAAGGGCTTCCTGGACGGCTCCGCGGGCGATGCCCAGTTCAACGAGCCTCAGGGCCTGGCCCTGCTTCCGACGGAACTGGCAGCGGCAGCCGGGTACGACGTCGTCGTGGCTGACTCGGTCAACCACCGCCTCCGCGGCATCACCTTGGCAACGGGGGAGGTGCGCACCTTGGCCGGTAACGGCGTTCAGCGCCTGCTGGATGCGGGACCTGCTCGCGTAACGGAGGACGGCGCAACCGCCTCCGAGACCGATCTTGGCACAGCACCGTTCGAGGTGGCGTTGTCTTCGCCGTGGGATGTTGCTTACTCCTCGGCGCTCAAGGCGATCCTCATCGCGATGGCCGGGACACACCAGATTTTCAGTTTTGATCCCGCCAGCGGCGCCATGAGCGTTGTTGCCGGCAATGGTTTGGAAGGCCTCTTGGACGGGCCCGCCGAGCAGGCCTGGTTCGCCCAGCCCTCAGGCCTGACCGAGGACGCCAAGGGCAACATTTGGGTTGCCGATTCCGAGACCTCCGCCCTGCGCGTGCTCAAGTTCGCCGAAGACGGCGCCGTCAGTGTTGAGACGGCCATCGGCGAGGGCCTCTTTGACTTTGGTTTCCGCGATGGCGAGGCCGGCCAGTCGCGCTTGCAGCACCCGCTGGGCGTTGCCGTATTGCCCGACGGTTCGGTTGCCGTGGCCGACACGTACAACGGCGCAGTCCGCCGCTACGACCCTGCCAACAACACCGTCAGCACGCTTGCCCGCGGGCTGGCCGAGCCCAGCGATGTGTTGCTGGACGAGTCCGGAGACGTGCCGCTGCTGATTGTGGTCGAGGCCAACAAGCACCAGCTGGTCCGCCTTCCGCTGCCCAAGAACGCCCTCCAGGTGGATGAGGGTGCCGTTCAGACGCAGCGTCCCAAGACGGCCGTTGCGCCAGGCGACCTGGCGGTCACGATCAACTTCTCGGCCCCCACGGGACAGAAGCTTGATGACCGTTGGGGAGATCCCACCCAGTTGAAGGTCTCCTCCACCCCTCCGGAGTTGCTGATCAGCGGCGGTGGAACCTCCATCGGGCTCTCACGGACGCTCGTTCTCAACGGTGACGTGCCCGAGGGTGTTCTGCACCTGACGGCCCGTGCCGCCGCCTGCGACGGTCCGGAGGACGCCAACGGCGAGATCCCGGACCATGCTGCCTGCCACCTGTACCAGCAGGACTGGGGCATCCCTGTAACGATCAGTGCAGACGGCGCTGCCGAGCTCGCGCTGGATCTGCGCGGCGTCTAG